The region CTCCCAGTCTTGGCAGGTATTTTTCGGCCACGAATTTTGCAACCCCGTTAACGCTCCACGGTATCCTTGTATCGTGAAACTTTTCTGCATACTCCTCAGGAAAGCATCCGTACCCGAACCTCAATCCCGGAATGCCGAGAATTTTCGTGAGAGATCGAATCTGGAACGCATCAACATCATGGGTCTTTACAAAGTCTATGAATGCCTGATCGACCATCAGCTTAACGTTCTTTCTTTCACAGGTCTCGGATATTTCCTCCATCACGGCTTTTCTGAAAAACTCTCCGGTGGGATTGTTCGGGTTGCAGATCACGATTCCCTCAGGTTTTCTGCTCTCGATGAATTCCAGAATCTTTTCAACGCTCCACGGAACATCGTGAACCCTGAGTCCGTAGATTTTCGCAAACCTCTCGTATTCGGTGAATGTTGGCTGGACTATCGCCACGCCCTTCCTCAGCGTCCTGAAGAAGAATTCGATAAGCTCGATTGAGCCATTTCCGAAAACGATATTTTTTGAGTCCCATCCCGTGGAGCCAGAGATGACCTCAACCAGAGACCTGTAGCTGTTCTGAGGATAGTAGTAGGCACTTTCAATGGCCTCAGTGAGAGTTTCGTGCAGATCTCCCGGTCTGAACGGATTGATGTTTGAGGCGAAGTCCAGCGGTTTCAACCCCTTTTTCAGGTAACTTTCGTAGTAATCTCCGTGCACAGACTTCCTATGGCGAGTGTGTGATAAGCTTTTTCAAATGTGTGGATGCTGTCCGGCTGCAGTAACAAAGCCGCTTTTTGCAATATCTGGCCACACCATTTCATGGTGGTCTGGACTGGAAAACAACTTCAACTTCGAGTTTCTCATTGACCCACAATCCCGCTATTCTCGCATTTTCGAAATGCTTTCTCAGCTTTTCAACAGCAGTTTTTAGCTGTTCAATCTGCCTCCCTTTTTCTACCGGGTTTCCGGCACAGTCGTGATGCGCCACAACTGCGATCGAACTGGATCCGTGTTTTTCAACGGAGATTTTTATTTTTTCGATGAGTTTTTTGAGACTTTTTTCATCCTCAAATAGCTTCACGATTCCCGGTTCGGTGATCATGTCAGCAAAATCCACTTCAAAGTTTTCCTTCATCCACTCTATAACCGGAATCTGCGCTCTTCCATCGATACAGTTCACGGCACAGCCAAATTTCATGTTCGGGCTCTGTTAATTGCCAATTTAAATCTTGCCTCGTCACGGGTTCCAGCAGGCACCGCAATGCTTAAATTCAATTTATTGGACAGTGGATTGCTGCCGCCGTAGCTCAGCTGGTCAGAGCGGGTGACTTGTAATCACCAGGCCGCGGGTTCGAATCCCGCCGGCGGCTCTCTGGATTTTTTCAGATGAGGGTATTGGCGGCTCCCTATTTCTGATTGGGTCAATTTAGAACCATTTAAATACTTGTTACATGAATGAGTTCGTAAGAGACGTCTGACATACAGGTGAAAGCATGGAGAAATGGGTTTACGAGCTCATCATTGAAAAAATCCCACCATTCTCTCTCATAAGTGATAGAAATGTGGTGCTCGTGCAGCTCCTCTTAATGCTTGCCGCAGGTATTCTCATAGCAATACTGGCAAAATTGCCGCTGGTCTCTCTGCTGATGGGATCTCTGGCGATCCTGGTTGTTGTTGTCTGGAGCAGACTGACCCTTATCGTTGCACCGTCGATAAGGTCTTTCAGACCGTCAATGAGTGAGGCAGAGAATGTTGTGATTGAGGAGTACAAACAGCTGCTTTTCAGCAGAAGGAGACCTGAGCTTTTCACGGGCATACTGATCTTTATTCCTTTTCTTTACAGGATTTTCACCCATAAAGCATTACTTGAATTCTATCACCTTGAAAACTGGATTGTGATACTATTCGCCCTTATTCTTGCGTGGGATGTGGTTTACCGCGCAGGAATTGGTATATGGGTTTTTTCTTTGAGCCTTTTCAGGTCATACAGGCTCTTCAAACTCTCAAAAAGGAGGAAGGAGCTTGAACACGTCCTTCTCTATGATCTGAAAGCAATGGAGAGTATTGACAGGAGGGGAATTGCCTACGCATTCACGTCTCTCATGCTCTATCCTGTCCTCTCTCCGGACAAACTTCTGGCTTCTGCCGTTCTGGCTTACTTTCTGGTGATTTTCCTGCTCTCATCTGCTTCGGTCTGGCTCATCAGGATGGTTCCGTGGCTTCCTCCGGACATAATGAAGCTGCTGGAAGAGGCAAAATTTGCGTATGTGGGGCATAATGGAGATTACTACCCGCATGTCACTCCTGTTGTGCAGGTCTTCGATGGCAGAAGCATATACTTTTTCACCTCGAGGAAAAGCAAGAAACTTCGCCTGATTGAGAAAGACAATACCATCACGGTGGTTGTCGACGTCAGGGATTCGAGAGACTTTTTCAATAACAGGGCCGTGATGATATCGGGGAAAGCAAAACCGTACTATATCTGGAGGGCTTTATTCAACCTTCCAAAAATTTTAAAGCTTTTCTATTTAACGAGGAAGAAGTACTCGGTGTATCTCTCAAAATACAGGGAAAGCTACAGTGAACTTCCTGAAGCCTGGAAGCTTACGCCTTTCCTCACCAGAATCCCTATTGAGGTCGAGCCTGAGAGGGTTATTTACTGGAGAGGTGCCAGAAAAATAAGGATTGGGTTGTGATAACA is a window of Geoglobus acetivorans DNA encoding:
- a CDS encoding carbonic anhydrase translates to MKFGCAVNCIDGRAQIPVIEWMKENFEVDFADMITEPGIVKLFEDEKSLKKLIEKIKISVEKHGSSSIAVVAHHDCAGNPVEKGRQIEQLKTAVEKLRKHFENARIAGLWVNEKLEVEVVFQSRPP
- a CDS encoding DUF7530 family protein, whose translation is MEKWVYELIIEKIPPFSLISDRNVVLVQLLLMLAAGILIAILAKLPLVSLLMGSLAILVVVVWSRLTLIVAPSIRSFRPSMSEAENVVIEEYKQLLFSRRRPELFTGILIFIPFLYRIFTHKALLEFYHLENWIVILFALILAWDVVYRAGIGIWVFSLSLFRSYRLFKLSKRRKELEHVLLYDLKAMESIDRRGIAYAFTSLMLYPVLSPDKLLASAVLAYFLVIFLLSSASVWLIRMVPWLPPDIMKLLEEAKFAYVGHNGDYYPHVTPVVQVFDGRSIYFFTSRKSKKLRLIEKDNTITVVVDVRDSRDFFNNRAVMISGKAKPYYIWRALFNLPKILKLFYLTRKKYSVYLSKYRESYSELPEAWKLTPFLTRIPIEVEPERVIYWRGARKIRIGL
- a CDS encoding aminotransferase class I/II-fold pyridoxal phosphate-dependent enzyme; translated protein: MHGDYYESYLKKGLKPLDFASNINPFRPGDLHETLTEAIESAYYYPQNSYRSLVEVISGSTGWDSKNIVFGNGSIELIEFFFRTLRKGVAIVQPTFTEYERFAKIYGLRVHDVPWSVEKILEFIESRKPEGIVICNPNNPTGEFFRKAVMEEISETCERKNVKLMVDQAFIDFVKTHDVDAFQIRSLTKILGIPGLRFGYGCFPEEYAEKFHDTRIPWSVNGVAKFVAEKYLPRLGAFSRYVRARIKTERNHLVRNLKKLGFECRGKANFLLCEGEFQAEDVFRFLERKNILIRTCSDFKWLNNRHFRIAVKKREENRALLRELEVFVQENS